A genomic stretch from Arachis stenosperma cultivar V10309 chromosome 3, arast.V10309.gnm1.PFL2, whole genome shotgun sequence includes:
- the LOC130970838 gene encoding ras-related protein RABA6a, producing MADAFDEECDYLFKAVLIGDSGVGKSNLLSRFAKDEFRFDSKPTIGVEFAYRNIKIADKLIKAQIWDTAGQERFRAITSSYYRGALGALLVYDITRRSSFENARKWMVELREFGGKEMVVILVGNKCDLEQTREVEEEEAKGFAEREGLCFMETSALKNLNVDQVFLQMITRIHDSTSHKSLDAKAEQDKQITLSDAKEIHIDAANEVTATKQTSYYYCCST from the exons ATGGCTGATGCATTTGATGAGGAGTGTGATTATCTGTTCAAAGCTGTTCTGATTGGGGACTCAGGGGTTGGGAAATCAAATCTGCTGTCAAGGTTTGCAAAAGATGAATTCCGGTTTGATTCAAAGCCCACAATAGGAGTCGAATTTGCTTACCGCAACATCAAAATTGCAGACAAACTCATCAAAGCACAGATATGGGACACTGCCGGCCAAGAACG GTTTAGAGCAATCACAAGCTCATATTACCGAGGAGCATTAGGGGCATTGCTAGTGTATGACATAACAAGGCGATCTAGTTTTGAGAACGCTAGAAAATGGATGGTGGAGTTGAGAGAGTTTGGAGGGAAAGAGATGGTGGTTATTCTGGTTGGGAACAAGTGCGATCTGGAACAAACAAGGGAagtggaggaagaagaagcaaaaGGGTTTGCAGAGAGAGAAGGATTATGCTTCATGGAAACCTCTGCTCTCAAGAATCTGAATGTGGACCAAGTTTTCCTGCAAATGATCACAAGGATTCATGACAGCACAAGCCACAAGAGTTTGGACGCCAAAGCGGAACAAGATAAACAAATTACTCTCTCCGATGCCAAGGAGATACACATAGATGCTGCTAATGAAGTCACTGCAACTAAACAAACTTCTTATTATTACTGCTGTTCAACATGA